In Legionella israelensis, the genomic window AGTGATGAAACCAGTCAACATCTGGAGCAGTCATCAAAACAACTGGAACTTCTTAGCAAGGAAATGGAAAAACGCTTTAATGACAGCCGAAAGAAAATAACCCAGGGAGATGATCTTGCGCCTGGTGTCCTGAAAATAGTTAAGGTTTATCTTGCTGTCAAAAGACGTATTCAACCTGGCGATAAAATGGCCGGTCGGCATGGAAATAAAGGGGTGATCTCTATTGTTGTTCCAGTAGAAGATATGCCTTATATGGAAGATGGGACCCCAGTTGACATCGTATTAAACCCTCTGGGTGTGCCATCAAGGATGAATATTGGACAGGTTTTAGAGACTCATCTTGGTCTGGCGGCAAAAGGATTAGGTAAGAAAGTTGGACAGATGCTGGATGAAAAGAAATCGCCTGAACAGCTTAAAGAATTTCTATATAAGGTATATAACCATGATGGAAATGAGCGGATTAAGCTTGATGATTTAACTGAAGATGAATTATTAGAGCTTGCTGACAATTTACGCGCAGGTATACCTATGGCCACTCCCGTTTTTGATGGAGCAAATGAAGGTGAGATTAAAGCGATGCTCAACCTGGCCGACCTGCCTTTAGATGGTAAAACAGCACTCATTGATGGAAGAACTGGCAATAAATTTGATAATCCCGTTACCGTTGGATATATGTATATGCTGAAACTTAATCACTTGGTTGATGATAAAATGCATGCACGTTCTACAGGTTCTTATAGCCTCGTGACACAGCAACCATTAGGAGGTAAGGCGCAGTTTGGTGGACAGCGTTTTGGTGAAATGGAAGTTTGGGCACTGGAAGCTTATGGCGCGGCATATACTCTGCAAGAAATGCTGACGGTGAAGTCTGATGATGTGGCTGGAAGAACAAAAATCTATAAAAACATAGTCGATGGTGATCATCGCATGGATCCTGGCATGCCGGAATCATTCAACGTTTTATTGAAAGAGATTAGGGCGCTCGGAATTGATATTGAACTTGAGCATGAATAACAAAAGCTTAATGTACATTCCGACTAACCAATTTTTGGAGGCATAGACTTGGCTACTCTAAACGACGATCCAATGAAAAAAGCACCCGTAATGAGTGATTTATTGGGTATTTTAAAACAGCAAGGACAAACTGAAGAATTTGATGCCATTAAAATTGCACTGGCATCTCCTGAGCTAATACGTTCCTGGTCATATGGAGAGGTAAAAAAGCCGGAAACGATTAATTACCGAACCTTTAAGCCAGAGCGCGATGGTCTCTTCTGTGCCAAAACATTTGGCCCGGTGAAAGATTATGAGTGCCTGTGCGGAAAGTATAAACGCTTGAAGCATCGTGGTGTTATCTGCGAAAAATGTGGTGTGGAGTTGGCTCTCGCTAAAGTGCGGCGTGAGCGCATGGGCCATATAGAACTTGCCAGCCCGGTTGCCCACATTTGGTTTCTCAAATCTCTACCGTCAAGAATCGGATTGCTGCTGGACATGACGTTAAGAGACATTGAACGTGTTTTGTATTTTGAAGCGTTCGTTGTTGTTGATCCTGGAATGACTGAGCTTGAAAAAGGTCAATTGCTCAATGATGAAGTCTATCTTGAAGCCATGGAGCAGTATGGCGATGAATTCGACGCAAGAATGGGAGCAGAGGCTATTCGTGATTTGCTTCGAGATATCGATCTGGAAGAAGAGATTAAGACACTTCGTGAGGAATTACCGGAAACCACTTCTGAAACCAAAATCAAAAAAATTACCAAACGACTTAAGCTCTTGGAAGCCTTTTATGAGTCTGGTAATAAACCAGAGTGGATGATCATGGATGTTCTTCCAGTTCTTCCGCCCGATTTACGACCATTGGTTCCTTTAGATGGTGGCCGATTTGCTACTTCTGATTTAAACGATTTATATCGCAGAGTGATTAATCGTAATAATCGGTTAAAGCGACTGCTTGACTTAAATGCCCCTGACATTATCGTAAGAAACGAAAAACGTATGCTTCAGGAGTCTGTTGATGCCCTGCTGGATAATGGACGTCGGGGCAGAGCGATTACCGGGACAAACAAGCGTCCTTTGAAATCCTTGGCTGATATGATCAAGGGTAAACAAGGTCGTTTCAGACAAAATCTTCTGGGTAAACGCGTAGATTATTCAGGCCGTTCCGTTATTGTGGTCGGACCTACATTACGTTTGCATCAGTGCGGCTTACCTAAAAAAATGGCTTTGGAATTGTTTAAACCCTTTATTTTCAGCAAGCTGGAGTTCAGAGGACTTGCAACAACCATTAAAGCTGCGAAAAAAATGGTTGAGCGTGAAGAACCTGTGGTTTGGGATATCCTTGATGATGTTATTCGCGAGCATCCTATTTTGCTAAACCGTGCTCCAACCTTACATCGTTTGGGTATCCAGGCTTTTGAGCCTGTTCTGGTTGAAGGAAAGGCCATTCAACTGCATCCACTGGTGTGTACTGCATACAATGCTGACTTTGATGGTGACCAGATGGCTGTGCATATCCCTCTGACTTTAGAGGCACAGTTGGAAGCTCGTTCGTTAATGATGTCTACAAATAATATTTTATCACCAGCCAGCGGTGAGCCTATTATTGTTCCCAGCCAGGATGTGGTTCTAGGATTATATTATCTGACCCGGGAAAAAATTAATGCCAAGGGTGAAGGTAAAATCTTTGTCAGTGCCCAGGAAGCACAAAATTTCTATGAGGCCGGGCATTTGGATATTCATGCAAAGATAAAAATCCGCATGCCTGCTGAGAACAACAGTGAGATGAAATATCAATTGGTTGAAACCACTGTTGGACGCGCCATACTTGCCGATATCCTGCCAAAAGGAATGTCTTTTGAACAGATTAACAAAACGATGACTAAAAAAGCCATTTCTAAGGTTGTAGACAGTTGTTATCGTCGTTTTGGTCTTAAGGAAACGGTTATTTTTGCTGACCAATTAATGTATACAGGTTTTAAATATGCCACACGAGCTGGTGCTTCCATTGGCATAGAAGATATGGAAATTCCAGATGATAAAGCCAGCATTATCGAGCGAGCTGATAATGAGGTCAGAGAAATTGAATCACAATTTCGCTCAGGATTGGTTACAAATGGTGAACGTTATAATAAAGTCATTGATATTTGGTCAAGAACGAATGAATTAGTTGCAAAATCAATGATGGCTAAAATTGCCACTGAAGAAGTTATTGATCGGAAGGGTGAAAAAATAAGACAGGAATCATTTAATCCAATATACATGATGGCTGACTCAGGTGCCAGAGGTTCAGCCGCCCAGATCAGGCAGTTGGCAGGAATGCGGGGATTAATGGCTGCGCCTGATGGCTCGATTATTGAAACACCTATTACGGCTAATTTCCGCGAGGGTTTGAATGTATTCCAATACTTTATTTCTACCCACGGAGCTAGAAAAGGTCTTGCCGATACAGCTTTAAAAACAGCAAACTCTGGTTATCTGACACGACGTTTAGTCGATGTCTCTCAAGATGTTGTTATTACTGAGTTGGATTGTGGTACAGAAGAAGGTATATTAATGCAGCCACTCATTGAAGGCGGCGATATTGTTGAACCACTTCACGAGAGGGTTTTAGGTCGGGTTGTTGCACAGGATGTTTATCTTCCATCCGAAGAAGAGCCGATTGTCAAAGCAGGAACTTTGCTGGATGAAGATTGGGTAGAACATCTTGAAAAAATGGGTATTGATCAAGTGTTGGTTCGCTCACCGATTAATTGTAAAACTCGATTTGGATTATGTGCCAAGTGCTATGGAAGAGACTTGGCGCGAGGACATTTAGTTAATACCGGTGAGGCTGTTGGAATTATAGCAGCACAATCCATTGGTGAGCCTGGAACTCAGCTCACCATGCGTACATTCCACATTGGAGGCGCAGCTTCAAGAGCAACGGCTGCAAATAATATTCAAATTAAAAATAAAGGAATTATACGCCTGCATAACATCAAAACGGTTACTCATGAAAATAGTAACTTAGTTGCTGTTTCTCGCTCGGGCGAGGTATCTATTGTTGATGAATATGGACGTGAAAGGGAACGTTATAAGCTTCCTTACGGTGCGGTGATTACCGTTCAGGACAAGGCCCCTGTAGAGGCTGGACAAGTTATTGCAACCTGGGATCCTCATACCCATCCAGTTATTTCCGAGGTGAGCGGTTATCTGAAATTTGTAGATTTAATCGATGGCATCACCATGAACCGTCAAACCGATGAATTAACCGGTTTAAGCAATATTGTGGTTATAGATGCTAAACAGCGGAGCACAGCCGGTCGTGATCTACGCCCGATGGTCAAGCTGGTAACTAAAGATGGAGAAGATATATTTCTGGCTGGAACCAATGTTCCTGCGCAATATTATCTGCCTGTGGATGCCATCATTAACTTTGAGGATGGCTCATTGGTTGGCGTAGGTGATATTATTGCACGTATACCACAAGAACGTTCTAAAACCCGTGATATTACCGGAGGTCTGCCGCGTGTTGCTGATCTCTTTGAAGCAAGAAAGCCAAAGGATTCTGCGGTAATGGCAGAAGTATCAGGGCTGATTAATTTTGGTAAAGAAACAAAAGGCAAGCGCAGATTAATTATTACTGAATCTGAAGAAAACGCTTATGAGGAGTTAATACCAAAATGGCGCCATATATCTGTGTTTGAAGGTGAACATGTGGAACGAGGTGAGGTTATCGCTGACGGCCCATTAAATCCACATGACATATTGCGTCTTTTGGGTGTAGGAGCTCTGGCCAACTATATTGTTAATGAAGTTCAAGACGTTTATCGCCTTCAAGGTGTAAAAATTAATGATAAGCATATTGAAGTCATTGTTCGGCAGATGTTACGAAAAAGAATAATTACTGATCCCGGTGATTCAAAATTCCTGATAGGCGAGCAGATAGAAGAAAGTGTCATGTTACAGGAAAATGACAAGCTAATAGAAAACAATAAACAACCAGCAGAAGGCACCCCCATCTTGCTGGGTATTACTAAAGCTTCATTAGCTACAGAATCCTTTATTTCGGCAGCTTCCTTCCAGGAAACAACACGGGTACTGACCGAAGCGGCGGTTAGTGGTAAAGTCGATGAATTACGCGGCTTGAAAGAAAATGTGATGGTAGGGCGTTTGATCCCTGCGGGAACAGGTTTTACTTATCATCAAGGCCGAAAGGCTAAGCGTGCAAGGGCAGCAGGTAGTGAGCACATCTCACATACTGTATCTGCCAGTGATGTTGAGCATGCATTAAGTGAAGCACTTAATGCTGATAACAGCGATCACTGATCTGGGTTCAGGTACGACATGATCACTTGACAAATGTGTCGTACCTATATAGAATCCGGCCTCCTTATGCATTCGAAATAATCACAAAGAAAGTTCGGAGTTAATGATAAATGGCTACTATTAATCAGTTAGTAAGAAAGCCTCGTGTTGACGTTAAAAAGAAAAGTAACGTTCCTGCACTGGAGTCCTGTCCACAACGACGAGGTGTGTGTACGCGCGTCTACACTACAACACCTAAAAAGCCTAATTCAGCAATGCGTAAGGTGGCTCGTGTAAGGTTAACTAATGGCTATGAAGTGACGTCGTATATTGGTGGAGAAGGACATAACCTTCAAGAGCACTCTGTGGTTCTTATTCGCGGAGGAAGGGTTAAAGATCTTCCTGGTGTGCGCTATCACACCGTTCGTGGGAGTCTTGATACTTCTGGAGTAAATGAACGAAAGCAGGGTCGTTCTAAATATGGTACTAAGAAACCAAAAGATAAAAAATAATCTGATTGTAGGAATTTGAAAATGCCAAGAAGAAGAGAAGTCCCAAAACGGGAAATTTTGCCGGATCCAAAACATAACAGTGAATTGCTTGCTAAGTTCATCAATGTGTTAATGGTCAATGGCAAAAAATCAATTGCGGAAAAAATTATTTATGGTGCATTGGAACTGATGCAGCAGCGCTTGCATAAAAGCAAGAAATCTGACGATTCTGACTCGGGTGACGCTGAAGGTGGAAGTGCATTGAAATACTTTGAAACTGCGCTGGAGAATGTGAAGCCCACGGTTGAGGTCAGATCACGTCGCGTGGGTGGTGCAACATACCAGGTGCCCGTCGAAGTGAGAATGGATCGCAGCATTGCATTGGGAATGCGTTGGATTGTAAAAGCAGCCCGCACACGAGGCGAAAAAGGTATGATGATGCGCTTGGCCGGCGAATTAAGCGATGCTTATGAAAACAAAGGGGCTGCTGTTAAAAAGCGAGAAGATACCCACAAAATGGCAAAAGCTAATCAGGCCTTTGCTCATTTTAGATGGAATTAGAAGAGAGGTAAGCCGTGTCAATAACTCCATTAGAATTATATAGAAACATAGGTATTGCAGCACACGTTGATGCTGGAAAAACCACTACAACCGAGCGGGTATTATTTTATACAGGCATGTCACATAAAATTGGTGAGGTTCATGATGGTGCTGCCATCATGGATTGGATGGAGCAGGAGCAAGAGCGCGGCATTACCATTACTTCTGCAGCCACGACCTGTTACTGGGCTGGCATGGATCAGCAATATAAGCGTCATCGCATCAATATTATTGATACACCTGGACACGTCGACTTTATGATTGAAGTTGAACGTTCATTACGAGTATTGGATGGCGCCATAGTGGTTTTTGATTCAGTATCCGGTGTTGAACCCCAGTCTGAAACCGTATGGCGACAAGCTGATAAATATGGTGTGCCAAGACTTGTTTTTGTCAATAAAATGGATCGTATGGGAGCTAATTACCTCCGTGTGGTCAAACAAATTAAACAGAGGCTTGGTGCTAATCCGGTTGTTCTTCAATTACCTATAGGGGCTGAAGATTCTTTTGAGGGGGTTATTGACCTGATTAAAATGAAAGCTATCTATTGGGATGAAGAAAGTAAGGGAATGACTTTTTCATACAAGGATATACCAGAAGAAATGCAGGCGCAATGTGAAGAGTACCGTGCCGAGATTCTTGAAGCCGCTGCAGAATCTTCTGAGGAAATAATGGAAAAATATTTGGAAGGTGGCGAATTAACTGAAGCAGAAATAAAGACGGCCATAAGAACACGTACAATTAACAATGAAATTGTTCCAGTTTATTGCGGATCAGCCTTTAAAAATAAAGGTGTTCAGGCTGTGCTGGACGGGGTCATCGATTTTCTGCCCTCACCATTAGAGATTCCATCCATCAGAGGTGTTGATGAAGATGGAAATGAAATTAAGCGTAAAACCTCCTACGAGGAACCATTCTCTGCCTTGGCATTTAAAATTGCTACCGATCCGTTTGTAGGAACATTAACCTATATACGTGTTTATTCAGGTATCTTGAAAAGTGGCGACACGGTATACAATCCAGTTAAAGGAAAAAAGGAACGAATTGGGCGTCTCTTACAGATGCATTCGAATTCTCGCGAAGAAATTAAAGAGGTTAGGGCAGGAGATATAGCTGCTGCTGTTGGCCTTAAAACAGTTACCACAGGTGATACTCTGTGTGACACACATCATGTGGTTACACTTGAGCGCATGGACTTTCCTGATCCGGTTATTGCTGTGGCTGTTGAGCCTAAAACAAAAGCTGACCAGGAAAAAATGTCTATTGCCCTTGGCAAACTGGCCCAGGAAGATCCTTCCTTCCGTGTTCACACCGATGAGGAGTCTGGTCAAACGATTATTCAAGGAATGGGGGAGCTCCACCTTGAAATTATCGTGGATCGAATGAAAAGAGAGTTTAACGTTGAAGCCAATGTGGGTAAACCACAAGTGGCTTACAGGGAGACGATAAAATCAAGGGTTGAGCAAGAAGGTAAATTTGTACGTCAATCAGGTGGACGAGGCCAATATGGTCATGTATGGCTTAAAATTGAACCTCAAGAGCGAGGTGCTGGTTACGAATTTGTTAATCAGATTGTTGGTGGGGTGATTCCCAAGGAATATATACCGGCTGTAGATAAAGGTATTCAGGAACAATTGCAAAATGGAGTCATTGCTGGATATCCAGTGGTTGATGTGAAAGTTACCTTATTTGATGGCTCCTTCCACGAAGTTGACTCTAGCGAAATGGCATTTAAAATCGCCGGATCTATGGGAGTTAAACAGGGAGCATTAAAAGCCAACCCTGTATTGTTGGAACCCATAATGGCTGTTGAGGTGGTAACCCCCGAAGAATATATGGGTGATGTAATGGGTGATTTAAACAGAAGAAGAGGTCTGGTTCAGGGAATGGACGAGTCTCCTGCTGGAAAAATCATTACCGCAGAGGTGCCTCTTGCCGAAATGTTTGGTTATGCAACTGACTTGCGATCTGCTACTCAGGGAAGAGCTACATATTCAATGGAATTTTCAAAGTATGCAGAAGCGCCTACTAACATAGCTGAAGCAATCATAAAGAAACAATAAAATTTAATGAGGTATTAAAATGGCGAAGGAAAAATTTGAGCGAACGAAGACGCACGTAAACGTTGGTACTATTGGCCACGTAGACCATGGTAAGACGACGTTGACGGCGGCTATTACATTAATTATGTCGCAGAAGTATGGGGGGATGGCCCGTGCTTATGATCAAATTGATGCGGCTCCAGAAGAGCGTGAGCGAGGGATTACGATATCGACAGCGCACGTTGAATATGAATCAGCCAAGCGTCATTATGCTCATGTAGACTGTCCTGGCCACGCGGATTATGTGAAGAACATGATTACGGGAGCTGCTCAGATGGATGGGGCGATTTTGGTTGTATCTGCTGCGGATGGCCCGATGCCACAGACCCGGGAACATATTTTGTTATCACGCCAGGTAGGTGTTCCGTATATTGTTGTTTTTTTAAACAAGGCGGATATGGTAGATGATCCTGAGTTGCTTGAGTTGGTGGAGATGGAAGTACGTGATTTGTTGAGCAGCTATGAATTTCCAGGGGATGATATACCGATTGTGGTAGGTTCGGCTTTGAAAGCGCTGGAAGGTGATACGAGTGAGATTGGTATACCGGCGATTGAGAAGTTAGTTGAAGTGATGGATTCTTACATACCTGAACCTGAAAGAGACATTGACAAGAGTTTCTTATTGCCGATTGAAGATGTATTTTCGATATCTGGACGAGGAACGGTGGTTACTGGCCGTGTAGAAAGTGGCATTATCAAGGTGGGAGATGAAGTAGAGATTGTAGGCATACGTGATACTCAGAAGACGACGTGTACGGGTGTTGAGATGTTCCGTAAACTTCTGGATGAAGGTCGTGCGGGAGACAACGTAGGTGTATTGCTGCGTGGGACGAAGCGCGATGAGGTTGAAAGGGGCCAGGTATTGGCGAAGCCAGGCACGATTAAGCCGCATACGAAGTTTGAAGCGGAAGTGTATGTTTTGTCGAAAGATGAAGGTGGTCGTCATACTCCGTTTTTTAATGGTTACCGACCTCAATTTTATTTCCGCACGACGGATGTGACAGGTTCATGTGAGCTTCCTGAGGGAGTGGAAATGGTAATGCCGGGTGACAATGTTCAAATGACCGTTAACCTGCATTCACCCATTGCTATGGATGAAGGCTTGCGATTTGCAATTCGCGAGGGTGGTCGTACGGTTGGTGCCGGCGTAGTCGCTAAAATTATCGAGTAATTAAAATGAGTAATAATCAAAATATCAAAATACGATTAAAATCCTTTGATCATCGACTCATTGATTCGTCGACACGAGAGATTGTTGAGACAGCAAAGCGAACGGGTGCTCAAATACGAGGACCTATTCCTTTGCCAATCAAAAAAGAAAAATTTACTGTACTTATATCGCCTCATGTCAATAAAGATGCCAGAGATCAGTATGAGTTGCGTACCCATAAAAGATTGGTCGTTATTGTGCACCCAACTGAGAAAACAGTTGATGCCTTAATGAAACTAGATTTAGCGGCCGGGGTAGATGTTCAAATTAGCCTTGATGATTAACCATCAAGCAAGGATATTAGACGAGGTATTAAAATGAATATCGGTTTATTAGGCCGTAAAATCGGGATGACACGAATTTATACGGATAATGGATTATCAATACCAGTAACAGTAGTAGAAGTTGTACCTAACCGCGTGTCTCAAATTAAAAAAATTGACACGGATGGGTATAGTGCTGTGCAGCTAACAGGCGGTAAAAAGAAAGCCAATAAAGTTTCAAAGCCTATGGCTGGTCATTTTGCAAAAGCTGAAATTGGCGCTGGTGATATGCTGGTTGAATATCGCACCGATTTGATTGAGCAATTCAAGATGGGACAAGAACTGAGCGTAGCTGATGTTTTTTCAGACGGTCAACATGTTGACGTATCAGCAACTTCAAAAGGTAAAGGCTTTGCAGGAACTGTAAAACGTCACAATTTCCGTACTCAGGATGCGACACACGGTAATTCATTGTCGCATCGCGTTCCTGGTTCAATTGGTCAAAATCAGACACCGGGACGCGTTTTTAAAGGGAAGAAAATGGCGGGTCAAATGGGTAATAAGCGTTGTACAGTTCAATCTTTGGAGCTTGTGCGCGTCGATAATGAAAGAAATCTTCTCTTGATTAAGGGAGCTGTTCCTGGTGCACCTGGTTCAAGAGTTGAAGTGAAGCCTGCTTTAAAAAAGCAAGCAAGGGGTGAGTAATGGAAATAGTAACAAAAGATACAAATACTCAACTGAATCTTAATGATGCAATATTTGCATATGATTATAATGAAGGCTTAATTCATCAAGCTTTGACCTGCTATTTAAATAGTACAAGATCAGGTAACAGCGCCCAGAAAACAAGATCCGAAGTCAGCGGAGGTGGACGAAAGCCTTGGTCTCAAAAAGGTACAGGACGAGCCAGAGCAGGCTCGATAAGAAGCCCAATATGGCGTTCAGGTGGGGTGACTTTTGCTTCAAAAAAACGTGATTATTCGCAAAAATTAAATAAAAAAATGTACAAACGCGCATTGCGTAGTATAATCTCCGAGCTTAACCGCAGCGGAAACCTGATTATATTGAGTGATTTTCAATGTCAAACGCATAAAACAAAAGATTTCATCAAAAAAATGAATGAACTTAAAATTGATAATGCTTTAATCATCATGAATGAAATTGGTGAGGCTGAATACTTGGGTTCAAGAAATCTTGCAAATTTTGATATATGTGATGTTCAGTCAGTTAATCCGTTTAACTTATTAAAATTTGAAAATGTAATAGTTACAGAAGCGGCCATCAAAGAAATTGAGGAGCAATTACAATGAATTCTGAACGATTGCTGATGGTTCTACGCGAACCTCATACATCCGAAAAATCAACGGTAATGGCTGATAAATTTAAGCAGTTTACATTTAGAGTATTACAAACTGCAACGAAAAAAGAAATCAAAGAAGCTGTTGAACATTTATTTAATGTAAAGGTAAAAAACGTAACTGTTGTAAATGTGAAGGGAAAAACTAAGCGATTCAGACAACTAAGCGGAAAACGTAACGATTGGAAAAAAGCTTTTGTTACTTTGCATGCAGATCAAGACATTGACTTTACGGTCAGCGAATAAGGTAGATAAAAATGGCTTTATTAAAATCAAAACCAACATCACCTGGTAAGCGCAGTGAAATTCGTGTTGTGCATCATCACATTCATAAAGGCAAACCCTATGGACCTTTAGTAGAAAAAAGCAATAAAACCGGTGGTCGAAATAACCAAGGGCGAGTTACCGTGCGCCATATCGGAGGCGGCGAAAGAAACAAATACCGAATTATTGATTTTAAACGTAACAAAATTGGTATTGAAGGACGTGTAGAGCGCTTGGAGTATGATCCTAATCGATCAGCTTTAATTGCATTAATCGTATATAAAGATGGCGAACGCAGATATATCATAGCTCCTGCAAAACTTGAAGTTGGTAATGTGATTATAAGTGCTAATGATGCCCCTATCTCCGTCGGTAATTGTTTGCCTTTAAAGAATATTCCTGTGGGAACAATTATTCATTGTGTTGAATTGAAACCAGGAAAAGGCGCTCAGTTACTAAGAAGTGCTGGATGTGGCGGGCAAATTGTTGCTAAAGAAGGCGAGTACGCTACAATACGTTTAAAATCCGGCGAAATGCGAAAAATTCATTTGCTTTGTAAAGCTGCTGTTGGAGAAGTTAGCAACAGCGAACACAATTTGCGCTCTTTGGGTAAAGCTGGTGCCAAGCGCTGGCGAGGAATTCGCCCAA contains:
- the rpoC gene encoding DNA-directed RNA polymerase subunit beta', which gives rise to MSDLLGILKQQGQTEEFDAIKIALASPELIRSWSYGEVKKPETINYRTFKPERDGLFCAKTFGPVKDYECLCGKYKRLKHRGVICEKCGVELALAKVRRERMGHIELASPVAHIWFLKSLPSRIGLLLDMTLRDIERVLYFEAFVVVDPGMTELEKGQLLNDEVYLEAMEQYGDEFDARMGAEAIRDLLRDIDLEEEIKTLREELPETTSETKIKKITKRLKLLEAFYESGNKPEWMIMDVLPVLPPDLRPLVPLDGGRFATSDLNDLYRRVINRNNRLKRLLDLNAPDIIVRNEKRMLQESVDALLDNGRRGRAITGTNKRPLKSLADMIKGKQGRFRQNLLGKRVDYSGRSVIVVGPTLRLHQCGLPKKMALELFKPFIFSKLEFRGLATTIKAAKKMVEREEPVVWDILDDVIREHPILLNRAPTLHRLGIQAFEPVLVEGKAIQLHPLVCTAYNADFDGDQMAVHIPLTLEAQLEARSLMMSTNNILSPASGEPIIVPSQDVVLGLYYLTREKINAKGEGKIFVSAQEAQNFYEAGHLDIHAKIKIRMPAENNSEMKYQLVETTVGRAILADILPKGMSFEQINKTMTKKAISKVVDSCYRRFGLKETVIFADQLMYTGFKYATRAGASIGIEDMEIPDDKASIIERADNEVREIESQFRSGLVTNGERYNKVIDIWSRTNELVAKSMMAKIATEEVIDRKGEKIRQESFNPIYMMADSGARGSAAQIRQLAGMRGLMAAPDGSIIETPITANFREGLNVFQYFISTHGARKGLADTALKTANSGYLTRRLVDVSQDVVITELDCGTEEGILMQPLIEGGDIVEPLHERVLGRVVAQDVYLPSEEEPIVKAGTLLDEDWVEHLEKMGIDQVLVRSPINCKTRFGLCAKCYGRDLARGHLVNTGEAVGIIAAQSIGEPGTQLTMRTFHIGGAASRATAANNIQIKNKGIIRLHNIKTVTHENSNLVAVSRSGEVSIVDEYGRERERYKLPYGAVITVQDKAPVEAGQVIATWDPHTHPVISEVSGYLKFVDLIDGITMNRQTDELTGLSNIVVIDAKQRSTAGRDLRPMVKLVTKDGEDIFLAGTNVPAQYYLPVDAIINFEDGSLVGVGDIIARIPQERSKTRDITGGLPRVADLFEARKPKDSAVMAEVSGLINFGKETKGKRRLIITESEENAYEELIPKWRHISVFEGEHVERGEVIADGPLNPHDILRLLGVGALANYIVNEVQDVYRLQGVKINDKHIEVIVRQMLRKRIITDPGDSKFLIGEQIEESVMLQENDKLIENNKQPAEGTPILLGITKASLATESFISAASFQETTRVLTEAAVSGKVDELRGLKENVMVGRLIPAGTGFTYHQGRKAKRARAAGSEHISHTVSASDVEHALSEALNADNSDH
- the rpsL gene encoding 30S ribosomal protein S12 — translated: MATINQLVRKPRVDVKKKSNVPALESCPQRRGVCTRVYTTTPKKPNSAMRKVARVRLTNGYEVTSYIGGEGHNLQEHSVVLIRGGRVKDLPGVRYHTVRGSLDTSGVNERKQGRSKYGTKKPKDKK
- the rpsG gene encoding 30S ribosomal protein S7, coding for MPRRREVPKREILPDPKHNSELLAKFINVLMVNGKKSIAEKIIYGALELMQQRLHKSKKSDDSDSGDAEGGSALKYFETALENVKPTVEVRSRRVGGATYQVPVEVRMDRSIALGMRWIVKAARTRGEKGMMMRLAGELSDAYENKGAAVKKREDTHKMAKANQAFAHFRWN
- the fusA gene encoding elongation factor G encodes the protein MSITPLELYRNIGIAAHVDAGKTTTTERVLFYTGMSHKIGEVHDGAAIMDWMEQEQERGITITSAATTCYWAGMDQQYKRHRINIIDTPGHVDFMIEVERSLRVLDGAIVVFDSVSGVEPQSETVWRQADKYGVPRLVFVNKMDRMGANYLRVVKQIKQRLGANPVVLQLPIGAEDSFEGVIDLIKMKAIYWDEESKGMTFSYKDIPEEMQAQCEEYRAEILEAAAESSEEIMEKYLEGGELTEAEIKTAIRTRTINNEIVPVYCGSAFKNKGVQAVLDGVIDFLPSPLEIPSIRGVDEDGNEIKRKTSYEEPFSALAFKIATDPFVGTLTYIRVYSGILKSGDTVYNPVKGKKERIGRLLQMHSNSREEIKEVRAGDIAAAVGLKTVTTGDTLCDTHHVVTLERMDFPDPVIAVAVEPKTKADQEKMSIALGKLAQEDPSFRVHTDEESGQTIIQGMGELHLEIIVDRMKREFNVEANVGKPQVAYRETIKSRVEQEGKFVRQSGGRGQYGHVWLKIEPQERGAGYEFVNQIVGGVIPKEYIPAVDKGIQEQLQNGVIAGYPVVDVKVTLFDGSFHEVDSSEMAFKIAGSMGVKQGALKANPVLLEPIMAVEVVTPEEYMGDVMGDLNRRRGLVQGMDESPAGKIITAEVPLAEMFGYATDLRSATQGRATYSMEFSKYAEAPTNIAEAIIKKQ
- the tuf gene encoding elongation factor Tu, whose amino-acid sequence is MAKEKFERTKTHVNVGTIGHVDHGKTTLTAAITLIMSQKYGGMARAYDQIDAAPEERERGITISTAHVEYESAKRHYAHVDCPGHADYVKNMITGAAQMDGAILVVSAADGPMPQTREHILLSRQVGVPYIVVFLNKADMVDDPELLELVEMEVRDLLSSYEFPGDDIPIVVGSALKALEGDTSEIGIPAIEKLVEVMDSYIPEPERDIDKSFLLPIEDVFSISGRGTVVTGRVESGIIKVGDEVEIVGIRDTQKTTCTGVEMFRKLLDEGRAGDNVGVLLRGTKRDEVERGQVLAKPGTIKPHTKFEAEVYVLSKDEGGRHTPFFNGYRPQFYFRTTDVTGSCELPEGVEMVMPGDNVQMTVNLHSPIAMDEGLRFAIREGGRTVGAGVVAKIIE
- the rpsJ gene encoding 30S ribosomal protein S10, which translates into the protein MSNNQNIKIRLKSFDHRLIDSSTREIVETAKRTGAQIRGPIPLPIKKEKFTVLISPHVNKDARDQYELRTHKRLVVIVHPTEKTVDALMKLDLAAGVDVQISLDD
- the rplC gene encoding 50S ribosomal protein L3, with the protein product MNIGLLGRKIGMTRIYTDNGLSIPVTVVEVVPNRVSQIKKIDTDGYSAVQLTGGKKKANKVSKPMAGHFAKAEIGAGDMLVEYRTDLIEQFKMGQELSVADVFSDGQHVDVSATSKGKGFAGTVKRHNFRTQDATHGNSLSHRVPGSIGQNQTPGRVFKGKKMAGQMGNKRCTVQSLELVRVDNERNLLLIKGAVPGAPGSRVEVKPALKKQARGE
- the rplD gene encoding 50S ribosomal protein L4, whose product is MEIVTKDTNTQLNLNDAIFAYDYNEGLIHQALTCYLNSTRSGNSAQKTRSEVSGGGRKPWSQKGTGRARAGSIRSPIWRSGGVTFASKKRDYSQKLNKKMYKRALRSIISELNRSGNLIILSDFQCQTHKTKDFIKKMNELKIDNALIIMNEIGEAEYLGSRNLANFDICDVQSVNPFNLLKFENVIVTEAAIKEIEEQLQ